From Thermovirga sp., the proteins below share one genomic window:
- a CDS encoding GNAT family N-acetyltransferase: MAVSPYDLQELYRFTRWGRSRSIEQIEKMLEGTTMCFSVRHATKLVAFCRVLTDFVFRASLWDIMVHPDHQGKGLGSSLLDYALDHPKMRDIPLIITYTSELAPFLARLGFRQEEGTMMLLRKPIEYS, from the coding sequence ATGGCCGTCTCGCCCTACGACCTGCAGGAGCTGTATCGATTCACCCGGTGGGGCAGGAGCCGTTCCATCGAGCAGATAGAGAAGATGCTGGAGGGAACCACCATGTGCTTTTCCGTCAGGCACGCGACGAAGCTGGTGGCCTTCTGCCGTGTTCTGACGGATTTTGTCTTCAGAGCTTCCCTCTGGGACATCATGGTCCACCCCGATCACCAGGGGAAAGGGCTTGGATCTTCGCTGCTGGATTACGCCCTCGATCATCCAAAGATGAGGGACATCCCCCTGATCATCACTTACACGAGCGAACTCGCACCCTTCCTGGCCAGGCTGGGCTTCAGGCAGGAGGAAGGGACCATGATGCTCCTGCGCAAACCTATCGAGTATTCCTGA